In Phaeobacter porticola, one DNA window encodes the following:
- a CDS encoding L-aspartate oxidase gives MDTPGAKLTDTAANQAESQVKVQALTEATASCDTDRVIIVGAGMAALYAALELAPRPVLMISPETLGEGASSAWAQGGVAAAMDQADSPAAHASDTVRAGAGTVDAEVAAMVTKVAQDHILDLTELGTPFDRTADGGFVMSREAAHSVARVVRVKGDQAGRQIMETLIAAVRATPSVQVHEGTQAVRLEVADDRVTGVWVSDASGTSVPVLIRAPAILLAGGGSGGLFAHTTNPPRIRGQVIGFAARAGARIADPEFVQFHPTAFDIGEDPAPLATEALRGDGATLINQDGIRFMLAAHPDAELAPRDIVARAIFAETQAGRRPMLDTREALGAEVLTRFPTVAETCARAGIDPVADPIPVAVAAHYHMGGIATDMQGRASLAHLWVCGEASSTGLHGANRLASNGLLEALVYARTAAQDIAEALGPNATETEPTETDTPPEVSLSFAPATTPAAPASAIARLRETMTAHVGVRRDETGLRTALVTIEQLLTEHGDDESFANMCATATLIAAAALARRESRGGHFRDDYPEADPAQAHRTHITLTEARAIRAAAAQDPT, from the coding sequence TTGGACACCCCCGGTGCCAAACTGACCGATACGGCCGCAAATCAAGCCGAATCTCAGGTCAAGGTTCAGGCCCTGACCGAAGCCACCGCCAGCTGTGACACCGACCGTGTGATCATTGTCGGTGCCGGCATGGCCGCGCTCTATGCCGCGCTTGAACTGGCGCCGCGTCCCGTTCTGATGATCTCGCCCGAGACCCTCGGCGAAGGCGCGAGTTCCGCCTGGGCGCAGGGCGGTGTGGCCGCGGCGATGGATCAGGCCGACAGCCCCGCCGCCCATGCCAGCGACACGGTGCGTGCCGGTGCCGGAACGGTTGATGCCGAGGTCGCCGCCATGGTCACCAAGGTGGCACAAGATCACATTCTGGACCTGACCGAGCTGGGCACGCCTTTTGACCGGACCGCTGATGGTGGCTTTGTCATGAGCCGCGAGGCCGCGCATTCCGTCGCCCGCGTCGTGCGAGTCAAAGGGGATCAGGCCGGCAGGCAGATCATGGAAACCCTGATCGCCGCTGTGCGGGCCACCCCTTCGGTTCAGGTGCACGAGGGTACCCAGGCCGTCCGGCTGGAGGTGGCAGACGATCGCGTCACCGGCGTCTGGGTCAGTGACGCCAGCGGCACCTCGGTTCCCGTGCTGATCCGCGCCCCCGCGATCCTGTTGGCAGGCGGCGGATCCGGCGGGCTGTTTGCGCATACCACCAACCCGCCGCGTATTCGCGGCCAGGTTATCGGCTTTGCCGCCCGCGCCGGTGCCCGCATTGCCGATCCTGAATTTGTCCAGTTCCACCCCACCGCTTTTGATATTGGTGAAGACCCGGCACCGCTTGCCACTGAGGCGCTGCGCGGCGATGGCGCCACGCTGATCAACCAGGATGGCATCCGCTTCATGCTGGCCGCGCACCCGGACGCCGAATTGGCCCCTCGTGACATCGTCGCCCGCGCGATTTTTGCCGAAACGCAGGCTGGCCGCCGCCCGATGCTCGACACGCGCGAGGCCTTGGGCGCCGAGGTGTTGACCCGTTTTCCAACCGTCGCGGAAACCTGTGCGCGTGCCGGTATTGATCCCGTTGCCGACCCTATCCCCGTTGCGGTTGCGGCCCATTATCACATGGGCGGCATCGCCACCGACATGCAGGGACGCGCCAGTCTCGCCCATCTCTGGGTCTGTGGCGAAGCCTCTTCAACCGGGCTGCATGGTGCCAACCGCCTCGCCTCCAACGGTCTGCTGGAGGCGCTGGTCTATGCCCGCACCGCAGCGCAGGACATTGCCGAGGCGCTTGGACCTAACGCCACGGAGACAGAGCCCACGGAGACGGACACCCCGCCAGAAGTCTCGCTGAGTTTTGCTCCCGCCACCACTCCCGCTGCGCCAGCCAGCGCCATCGCTCGCCTGCGCGAGACGATGACCGCCCATGTCGGTGTGCGCCGGGACGAAACCGGGCTGAGAACCGCTCTTGTCACCATCGAACAGCTGCTGACAGAGCACGGTGACGATGAAAGCTTTGCCAATATGTGCGCCACCGCCACGCTGATCGCCGCCGCCGCATTGGCCCGCCGCGAAAGTCGGGGTGGCCATTTCCGCGACGACTATCCTGAGGCAGACCCTGCACAGGCCCATCGCACCCACATCACCCTCACCGAGGCCCGCGCCATCCGCGCCGCCGCCGCTCAGGATCCGACATGA
- the nadC gene encoding carboxylating nicotinate-nucleotide diphosphorylase — MTPSFAALPDLIIEPLVRAALLEDLGQSGDVTTRAVIPAETTYEARLNARDTGVVSGMQIARIAFHLVDPTLKIETLVQDGQPCTPGQTLMTIAGSAASILSGERVALNFAGRLSGIASLTASFVAETAGTKTRITCTRKTTPGLRMVEKQAVLHGGGYNHRYGLSDAILIKDNHIAAAGGVAAVLHAARANVSHMMKVEIEVDSLAQLQEVLETGGADVVLLDNMDTPTLTKAVAMAKGHLVTEASGNMRRDRIAEVSATGVDYISSGALTHSAQTLDLGLDF, encoded by the coding sequence ATGACCCCGTCTTTCGCCGCTCTCCCAGACCTGATCATCGAACCGCTTGTCCGCGCTGCCCTGCTGGAAGACCTTGGCCAAAGCGGTGATGTCACCACCCGCGCCGTGATCCCGGCAGAGACCACCTACGAGGCGCGGCTCAATGCGCGCGACACCGGCGTGGTGTCGGGTATGCAGATTGCCCGCATCGCCTTTCACCTTGTCGATCCGACGCTCAAGATCGAAACCTTGGTGCAGGATGGCCAGCCCTGCACTCCCGGCCAGACATTGATGACCATCGCAGGCTCGGCCGCGTCTATTCTGTCGGGTGAACGTGTGGCGCTGAATTTTGCGGGCCGCCTCTCTGGCATCGCCAGTCTGACGGCCTCCTTCGTAGCTGAAACCGCGGGCACCAAGACCCGGATCACCTGTACCCGCAAGACCACCCCCGGCCTGCGCATGGTAGAGAAACAGGCGGTTCTGCATGGCGGCGGCTACAATCACCGCTACGGGCTGTCCGATGCGATCCTGATCAAGGACAATCATATCGCCGCCGCTGGTGGCGTTGCAGCCGTCCTGCACGCCGCAAGGGCCAATGTCAGCCATATGATGAAGGTCGAAATCGAAGTCGATTCCCTCGCCCAATTGCAGGAAGTTCTGGAAACCGGCGGTGCCGATGTGGTGCTGCTCGACAATATGGACACGCCAACCCTGACGAAGGCTGTGGCGATGGCTAAGGGCCATCTGGTGACCGAAGCCTCCGGCAATATGCGCCGCGACCGTATTGCTGAGGTCTCCGCCACGGGTGTTGACTACATTTCCTCTGGTGCGCTGACCCATTCCGCGCAGACGCTGGATCTTGGCCTCGACTTCTGA
- a CDS encoding glycosyltransferase family 2 protein has protein sequence MHLSVVVPCYNEEESIPLLVDRLVQAIEPWAKRAEIILVDDGSSDETWAAMEAAHRRHPVVRGIRLSANRGHQVALTAGLEAATGARIFMLDADLQDPPEILPDMMMMMDRGYDVVYGRRAERQGETLFKKATAYLFYRFLNTLSDVDIPKDTGDFRLVSRRSLDAVLKMPERARFIRGMFAWAGFHQIGLEYVREARVAGETKYPFKAMLRFATDALTGFSTKPLKMATRLAFFSLLVTVLMAIYVFGSLILFNTVAGWASVLLAISFFSAIQLLTLGILGEYVGRLYMESKQRPLYFLSQETGHPAAHAIDFTSESRPITTTPKAPVQKEAS, from the coding sequence GTGCATCTATCCGTTGTTGTACCCTGCTATAATGAGGAAGAGTCCATTCCCCTGTTGGTGGATCGGTTGGTGCAGGCAATCGAACCCTGGGCGAAGCGGGCCGAGATCATTCTGGTCGATGATGGCTCCAGCGATGAAACCTGGGCCGCGATGGAGGCCGCGCATAGGCGGCATCCGGTGGTACGGGGCATTCGCCTGTCGGCCAACCGTGGCCATCAGGTGGCGCTGACCGCAGGTCTGGAGGCCGCGACAGGCGCGCGGATCTTCATGCTGGATGCTGACCTTCAGGATCCGCCAGAAATTCTGCCCGACATGATGATGATGATGGATCGCGGCTATGACGTGGTTTATGGTCGCCGCGCCGAACGTCAGGGCGAAACCCTGTTCAAGAAGGCGACGGCCTATCTGTTTTATCGCTTTCTCAATACGCTGTCCGATGTGGATATCCCCAAGGATACTGGTGATTTCCGTCTGGTGAGCCGTCGCTCGCTGGATGCGGTGCTGAAGATGCCTGAACGGGCACGGTTCATCCGTGGTATGTTCGCCTGGGCCGGATTCCACCAGATCGGATTGGAGTATGTCCGCGAGGCACGCGTGGCGGGCGAGACGAAATATCCTTTCAAGGCGATGCTGCGCTTTGCCACCGATGCGCTGACCGGGTTCTCGACCAAACCGTTGAAAATGGCTACGCGGCTGGCGTTCTTCAGCTTGCTGGTGACCGTGCTGATGGCGATCTATGTCTTTGGCTCGCTGATCCTATTCAACACGGTTGCAGGTTGGGCTTCGGTTCTGTTGGCGATCTCTTTCTTCTCGGCGATCCAGCTGCTGACGCTGGGGATCCTCGGCGAATATGTCGGACGGCTTTATATGGAGAGCAAACAGCGGCCGCTTTACTTCCTGTCACAGGAGACCGGGCATCCTGCCGCCCATGCCATTGATTTCACCAGTGAAAGCCGACCGATCACAACAACGCCCAAGGCTCCCGTCCAAAAAGAAGCGTCATGA
- a CDS encoding class I SAM-dependent methyltransferase, with protein sequence MSHVYSNEFYDYIDTGARSSAQALIEVVQPWLDAQSVLDLGSGRGVWLSEWAKAGVGDIAGVDGDYVDRSRLAIPASQYHAADLTQDFDLGRRFDVAQSLEVGEHLPKPASAKLVAGLTRHADRVLFSAAVPGQGGEFHINEQPLSFWQDLFSAQGYRAFDCVRPALKTAEGVEPWYRYNTVLYVNAAGRAGLPDEVLKTEIAAGQPVPLAGSLSWRLRRGVVSLMPRPMVTKIAQARAAVIARQARTADAANAAMTQGLK encoded by the coding sequence ATGTCACATGTCTATTCAAACGAGTTCTATGACTATATCGACACCGGTGCGCGCAGTTCCGCGCAGGCCCTGATTGAGGTTGTACAGCCGTGGCTTGACGCACAAAGCGTGCTGGATCTGGGCAGTGGGCGCGGCGTCTGGCTCAGCGAATGGGCCAAGGCGGGGGTCGGTGATATCGCCGGTGTGGACGGCGACTATGTTGATCGCAGCCGCCTTGCCATTCCCGCCTCGCAATACCATGCCGCTGATCTGACACAGGATTTCGATCTTGGCCGTCGTTTTGATGTGGCCCAAAGCCTGGAGGTCGGAGAGCATTTGCCGAAACCAGCCTCAGCCAAACTGGTAGCGGGGCTGACCCGTCACGCAGATCGTGTGTTGTTTTCCGCGGCGGTACCAGGGCAGGGCGGAGAGTTTCACATCAATGAGCAACCGCTGTCATTCTGGCAGGACCTATTTTCAGCACAGGGCTATCGCGCCTTCGACTGCGTGCGTCCGGCATTGAAGACGGCAGAGGGTGTCGAACCCTGGTATCGCTATAACACGGTTTTATACGTGAACGCGGCGGGGCGAGCCGGTCTGCCGGATGAGGTGCTGAAGACCGAGATCGCTGCGGGCCAGCCTGTGCCGCTTGCGGGAAGTCTGAGCTGGCGGTTGCGCCGGGGTGTCGTCTCGTTGATGCCACGTCCGATGGTGACAAAGATTGCCCAGGCCCGTGCTGCTGTGATCGCACGTCAGGCGCGCACAGCGGACGCGGCGAATGCCGCGATGACCCAGGGCTTGAAGTGA
- a CDS encoding CaiB/BaiF CoA transferase family protein: MTPLAGLKVVELARILAGPWIGQSLADLGAEVIKVESPEGDDTRRWGPPFIERDGDKTAAYYYAANRGKSCVTADFRTEDGKQTVLELIRGADILIENFKVGGLAKYGLDYDSLKAVNPRLIYCSVTGFGQDGPYAARAGYDFLLQGMSGLMSITGAPEGEPQKVGVAITDIVTGLYGTIGILAAVEQRHSTGRGQHIDMSLLDCATAVLANQNMNYLATGTSPTRMGNEHPNIAPYQVMAVRDGHVILAVGNDGQFARLCAVLNMAGLADDPRFASNQLRVANRGDLTPMLAAALAQWGQADLLAALEAATVPAGPINTIGQAFDDPQIKHRQMQIAPEDVPGVRGPWVFSDAELALEKTAPILPVAQDMSQGD; the protein is encoded by the coding sequence ATGACACCGCTTGCAGGTCTGAAGGTGGTCGAGCTGGCCCGTATTCTCGCAGGGCCATGGATTGGCCAGTCGCTTGCCGATCTGGGGGCGGAGGTCATCAAGGTCGAGAGCCCCGAGGGCGATGATACCCGTCGCTGGGGACCGCCCTTTATTGAGCGCGATGGTGACAAAACGGCGGCTTATTACTATGCGGCGAACCGGGGCAAATCCTGCGTCACTGCGGATTTTCGCACCGAGGATGGCAAGCAGACGGTGCTGGAGCTGATCCGGGGTGCCGACATTCTGATCGAGAATTTCAAAGTCGGTGGGCTGGCGAAATACGGGCTGGACTATGACAGTTTGAAAGCGGTCAATCCACGTCTGATCTATTGTTCGGTCACCGGATTTGGGCAGGATGGCCCTTATGCGGCGCGGGCGGGCTATGATTTTCTGTTGCAGGGGATGTCCGGGCTGATGTCGATCACTGGCGCGCCGGAGGGCGAGCCGCAGAAGGTGGGCGTGGCGATCACCGATATTGTCACCGGGCTTTATGGCACTATCGGCATTCTGGCAGCGGTGGAACAGCGCCACAGCACCGGGCGCGGCCAGCACATCGACATGTCGCTCTTGGACTGTGCCACGGCTGTGCTGGCCAATCAGAACATGAACTATCTGGCCACCGGCACCAGCCCGACCCGGATGGGCAATGAGCATCCCAATATTGCGCCTTATCAGGTGATGGCGGTGCGTGACGGCCATGTGATCCTTGCCGTGGGCAATGACGGTCAGTTTGCGCGGCTTTGCGCGGTGCTGAATATGGCGGGGCTGGCGGATGATCCGCGATTTGCCTCTAATCAGCTACGGGTGGCCAACCGGGGCGATCTGACGCCGATGCTGGCGGCGGCGCTGGCGCAATGGGGGCAGGCGGATCTGTTGGCGGCGCTGGAGGCCGCAACTGTGCCTGCAGGGCCGATCAACACCATCGGGCAGGCGTTTGACGATCCGCAGATCAAGCACCGCCAGATGCAGATCGCACCGGAAGATGTGCCCGGTGTGCGGGGCCCTTGGGTGTTTTCCGATGCGGAGCTGGCCTTGGAGAAAACCGCACCGATCCTGCCGGTGGCGCAGGATATGTCGCAGGGAGACTAG
- the nagA gene encoding N-acetylglucosamine-6-phosphate deacetylase produces the protein MTGNRHILRALTGARILTPVGWEDDFALVLRGDQIAAVLPMGKLPEGVEVTALDGGILTAGFVDLQVNGGGGVMFNDAPDLEQLQVIAAAHARIGATSILPTLITDTPNFVARAIEATVEAIAAGVPGIAGLHLEGPHLAVSRKGAHDASLIRPMSETDLEMLCAAASRLPVLKVTLACEAATPAQIRQLSEAGVLVSLGHTDASHADCVAAVAAGARCVTHLFNAQSQLGNREPGVVGAALDLGGLSAGLIADGVHVHPASIRAALAAKTGPGQVFLVSDSMATGGSDIDRFTLNGREIRRDNNRLTLADGTLAGAHLKLETAVQILVEGCDVPLETALEMASTRPADLIGRSDLGRLQPGARADVLHLNNALELQQVWQGGLAL, from the coding sequence ATGACCGGAAATCGGCATATTCTGCGTGCGCTGACTGGCGCGCGTATTCTGACCCCTGTGGGGTGGGAGGATGATTTTGCGCTGGTATTGCGCGGCGATCAGATCGCGGCGGTTCTGCCGATGGGCAAACTGCCCGAGGGGGTCGAGGTTACGGCACTTGATGGCGGGATCCTGACAGCGGGGTTTGTCGACCTGCAGGTCAATGGTGGCGGCGGGGTCATGTTCAATGACGCCCCCGATCTGGAGCAATTGCAGGTCATTGCCGCAGCACACGCAAGGATTGGTGCAACCTCGATCCTGCCAACGCTGATCACCGATACGCCGAATTTCGTTGCCCGCGCGATTGAGGCGACCGTCGAGGCGATTGCTGCTGGTGTTCCGGGCATCGCCGGGTTGCATCTGGAGGGGCCACATCTGGCGGTCTCCCGCAAGGGCGCACATGATGCGTCATTGATACGCCCGATGAGCGAGACCGATCTGGAGATGTTATGCGCAGCGGCCAGCCGGTTGCCGGTGCTGAAGGTGACCCTGGCCTGCGAAGCGGCGACCCCGGCGCAGATCCGGCAGTTGAGCGAGGCCGGCGTGCTGGTGTCGCTGGGCCATACTGATGCAAGTCATGCCGATTGCGTGGCGGCGGTTGCGGCGGGCGCGCGCTGCGTCACCCATCTGTTCAATGCCCAGAGCCAGCTCGGCAATCGCGAACCCGGTGTTGTCGGCGCAGCGCTTGATCTTGGCGGGTTGTCAGCGGGGTTGATCGCTGACGGTGTGCACGTGCACCCAGCGTCGATACGGGCGGCACTGGCGGCAAAGACCGGACCGGGGCAGGTGTTTCTGGTTAGCGATTCCATGGCCACCGGAGGCTCCGACATTGACCGATTTACGCTGAATGGTCGCGAAATCCGCCGTGATAACAACCGTCTGACGCTGGCTGATGGCACCCTTGCGGGCGCCCATCTGAAGCTGGAAACGGCGGTGCAGATCCTGGTTGAGGGTTGTGATGTCCCGCTGGAGACGGCGCTGGAAATGGCCTCTACCCGGCCTGCAGACCTGATTGGGCGATCTGATCTGGGACGTCTGCAACCCGGCGCGCGCGCTGACGTGCTGCATCTGAACAACGCGCTGGAGCTGCAGCAAGTCTGGCAGGGCGGGCTGGCGCTGTAG
- a CDS encoding class I SAM-dependent methyltransferase has translation MADPFQDVDSAGPEFVKMFADAMDVRQSDPTMEKIVASYLDRLPFAADSLTIEVGAGAGAVTRRIATLAHPTKVVGYEPSKGFVNEAIERSSGHSNLSFVVADGASLPIKDKTVDAVVMHTVLTHVTHPESLLAEAFRVLKAGGSLVICDADFSKSTFSSIPNDPLNICAQEFVREFVTDAFIVGKLRTLIANAGMEIASFDVTSRVVTSREQMRPWVEVTTKQMVERGDIGKDLADALVAEHDRRAELGSLYGYQAFATAIARKPY, from the coding sequence ATGGCTGACCCTTTTCAAGACGTGGATTCCGCTGGACCTGAATTCGTCAAAATGTTCGCTGATGCGATGGACGTGCGTCAATCCGACCCCACAATGGAGAAAATTGTTGCGTCCTATTTGGACCGTCTACCTTTCGCCGCCGACAGTCTAACCATCGAGGTCGGGGCTGGTGCCGGTGCGGTCACACGGCGCATCGCAACATTGGCACATCCGACGAAGGTCGTAGGGTACGAGCCGTCAAAGGGCTTTGTAAACGAAGCGATTGAACGATCAAGCGGCCATTCCAACTTATCATTCGTGGTTGCGGATGGGGCGTCGCTACCGATTAAAGATAAAACTGTTGATGCAGTGGTCATGCACACTGTTTTGACGCACGTGACGCATCCAGAATCTCTTTTGGCTGAGGCATTTAGAGTGCTAAAGGCTGGCGGATCGCTTGTCATATGCGACGCGGATTTTTCAAAATCCACATTCAGTAGCATTCCAAATGACCCGCTAAATATTTGCGCCCAAGAATTTGTCCGCGAATTTGTCACTGACGCGTTCATCGTCGGAAAATTAAGGACCTTGATTGCAAACGCTGGCATGGAGATCGCCAGCTTTGATGTGACCAGCCGAGTCGTCACATCGCGCGAACAAATGCGACCATGGGTCGAAGTTACAACAAAGCAAATGGTTGAACGTGGTGACATTGGAAAAGACTTAGCGGATGCGCTAGTAGCAGAACATGATCGCCGTGCAGAACTGGGTTCACTCTACGGATATCAAGCTTTCGCGACAGCAATTGCACGGAAGCCATACTAG
- a CDS encoding CocE/NonD family hydrolase, which translates to MAMEITGVEHLWIPLPDGRRLAARMWRPAAEGRYPAILEYLPYRKRDGTAPRDATTHPVFAAEGYVCLRVDIAGTGDSEGLFDDEYSEQELSDGEAVLAWLAAQAYCDGNIGMIGISWGGFNGLQLAARQPEALKAVVSVASTVDRYADDIHFMGGCLLSDNANWASQMLAYQTRPLDPELRPDWREAWVERIETLPFMAADWLSHAQRDDFWKHGSVCEDWSAITAPVLAITGWADAYVNAPPALAANMQAPAKALIGPWEHRYAHISKLEAHDFHGEVLRWFDRWLKGADSGAEALPDYRTYMQEHFNPTKENKPRQGRWIAETAWPSPNVQEVTHHLGPQGNLQTVPEDGEAVVSNPATLGAAGGYFCAGMRIDNELPGDQASDDALSACFDTAPLDIPLELLGRARVRLAFSVDKPVAQVMARLCDVAPNGVSQRITYRGRNLCHDESHERAEALVPGKRYEVEFALNECAHHLRAGHKLRLALSTSYWPIVWPSPEPVALTLHLEGCALILPERLVAEEVEAQAPSAARDYPTYQAEVTRAPSGTSNTYEEADGTQVLETFDDYGSAIDPVHGMEVGSHVAMRYAVHPDDPASATFASQWRFTFARGDWQVQVDTDNEMRGDREDFHLWRRVVATEGAGQTEVCVKEWTRSLPRDCL; encoded by the coding sequence ATGGCGATGGAGATCACTGGAGTTGAACATCTGTGGATCCCGCTGCCAGATGGGCGTCGGCTGGCGGCGCGGATGTGGCGGCCAGCGGCAGAGGGGCGTTATCCTGCGATCCTGGAATATCTGCCCTATCGCAAACGCGACGGTACGGCGCCGCGTGATGCCACCACACATCCGGTTTTTGCGGCTGAGGGCTATGTCTGTCTGCGGGTGGATATTGCCGGCACGGGCGACAGTGAGGGGCTGTTTGACGATGAGTATTCCGAACAGGAGCTGAGCGACGGCGAGGCGGTGCTGGCCTGGCTTGCGGCGCAGGCCTATTGCGACGGAAATATCGGCATGATCGGGATTTCCTGGGGCGGCTTCAACGGTTTGCAGTTGGCCGCACGTCAGCCAGAGGCGTTGAAGGCGGTGGTCAGCGTGGCCTCAACCGTGGATCGTTATGCCGATGATATCCATTTTATGGGGGGCTGCCTGCTCAGCGATAATGCCAATTGGGCGTCGCAAATGTTGGCCTATCAAACCCGCCCGCTGGATCCCGAGCTGCGCCCGGATTGGCGCGAGGCCTGGGTGGAGCGGATCGAGACGCTGCCGTTTATGGCCGCGGATTGGCTGTCCCATGCGCAGCGTGATGATTTCTGGAAACACGGGTCGGTCTGCGAGGATTGGTCTGCGATCACGGCGCCGGTGCTGGCGATCACCGGCTGGGCCGATGCCTATGTGAACGCGCCGCCTGCCTTGGCGGCCAATATGCAGGCCCCGGCGAAGGCACTGATCGGCCCCTGGGAGCATCGTTATGCGCATATTTCCAAGCTGGAGGCGCATGATTTCCACGGTGAGGTGCTGCGCTGGTTTGATCGCTGGCTGAAGGGCGCAGACAGTGGGGCAGAGGCTCTGCCGGATTATCGCACCTACATGCAGGAGCATTTCAACCCGACCAAGGAAAACAAACCCCGGCAGGGGCGCTGGATTGCTGAGACCGCATGGCCCTCCCCAAATGTGCAGGAGGTGACGCATCATCTTGGGCCGCAGGGCAATTTGCAGACTGTCCCGGAGGATGGAGAGGCTGTGGTGTCTAACCCGGCAACCCTTGGTGCCGCCGGGGGTTATTTTTGCGCGGGCATGCGGATTGACAATGAGCTGCCGGGTGATCAGGCGAGCGATGATGCGCTGTCGGCCTGTTTCGATACGGCACCGCTGGACATCCCGCTGGAGCTGTTGGGGCGGGCGCGGGTGCGGCTGGCGTTCTCTGTCGACAAACCTGTGGCGCAAGTGATGGCGCGGCTGTGTGACGTGGCCCCGAATGGCGTGTCGCAGCGCATTACTTACCGTGGGCGGAACCTCTGCCATGATGAGAGCCATGAACGTGCCGAGGCGCTGGTGCCGGGCAAGCGGTATGAGGTGGAGTTTGCCCTCAATGAATGTGCGCATCACCTGCGGGCAGGGCATAAGCTGCGGCTGGCGCTGTCGACGTCTTACTGGCCGATTGTCTGGCCCAGCCCGGAACCTGTGGCGCTGACCCTGCATCTGGAGGGATGTGCGCTGATCCTGCCGGAACGTTTGGTCGCTGAGGAGGTCGAAGCGCAGGCGCCAAGCGCCGCGCGGGATTATCCGACCTATCAGGCAGAGGTCACCCGCGCCCCATCCGGCACATCCAACACCTATGAAGAGGCCGACGGCACGCAGGTGCTGGAGACCTTTGATGACTATGGATCGGCCATTGATCCAGTACACGGGATGGAGGTCGGCAGCCATGTCGCCATGCGCTATGCGGTGCATCCTGATGATCCGGCCAGCGCCACCTTTGCCAGCCAGTGGCGGTTTACATTCGCGCGCGGTGACTGGCAGGTGCAGGTCGATACCGACAATGAGATGCGCGGTGATCGGGAGGATTTCCACCTCTGGCGCAGGGTTGTGGCCACTGAAGGTGCCGGGCAGACTGAGGTCTGCGTTAAGGAATGGACGCGAAGCCTGCCGCGCGATTGTTTGTGA
- a CDS encoding GtrA family protein, with amino-acid sequence MIRAVVQKDLGQLIRFAIVGVSVAAIYVLLFLAFLQIGLATWLANALAFGLAVLAQYVGQTVWTFRQKLARQDQAMRFGCTVGLGFVTSALVTGIIGPMLGWSDWMAATIAALLLPVQNYVFFKIWVYAERGA; translated from the coding sequence ATGATCCGCGCCGTCGTTCAGAAGGACCTCGGCCAGTTGATCCGCTTTGCCATTGTGGGTGTCTCGGTTGCGGCGATTTATGTCCTGCTGTTTCTGGCATTCTTGCAGATCGGACTAGCAACATGGCTGGCTAACGCACTGGCCTTTGGTCTGGCGGTATTGGCGCAATACGTCGGGCAGACGGTCTGGACCTTTCGCCAGAAATTGGCCCGACAGGATCAGGCGATGCGATTTGGCTGCACGGTTGGGCTTGGGTTTGTCACCTCAGCGCTGGTGACCGGGATAATCGGGCCGATGCTGGGGTGGTCTGACTGGATGGCGGCCACCATCGCGGCCCTGCTGCTGCCGGTGCAGAATTATGTATTTTTCAAAATTTGGGTCTACGCCGAACGCGGCGCGTAA